From a single Synergistaceae bacterium genomic region:
- a CDS encoding DUF342 domain-containing protein — protein MSIDYFQLEVREDGVYLKAGEGAEITMSNVVGFLKSQGLDGYDSVSVEKYVEERTEEARRIADRDPSREKAAGFDVRTSQDGLIAELWIEPPFADLPWPSVETVLQFLGEKGVVEGIDPGVIKSMISEKNARIWVPVAYGTPSVDGVDAEIEYVVESAVARPKEEDESGRVDLKDLGIVTIILKDQLLAVKKPPTEGVQGVTVKGDPIKSKPGKDRPLPAGAGTYASEDGLSLHALIDGNLVVKGNKINVIPVFQVDGDVDYSIGNINFIGTVVVNGAVREGFEIVTTGNIEIRGVVEGAHLSSKGNIVISGGVRGMNKANLEAEGEISVGFIDQARLRSGRNITVTNAVLHSDLAAREKITVMGGAKAQIAGGKIQAGLEVACLTLGSEMGTKTEVAVGVLPEISERRKQLVAIIAETEDKEGKVEANLGFLKKAEETEQLDDNKRALMISLTKAKFQMQNKLHSLREELRDIDEQMESSKNRGSVRVKGVCHPGVTVSIRGMAYIVREKQMFCSFVFEDGEIRIRPYDH, from the coding sequence GTGTCTATCGATTATTTCCAGCTGGAGGTCCGCGAGGACGGAGTGTACCTAAAGGCCGGAGAGGGTGCCGAGATTACTATGTCGAACGTGGTTGGTTTTCTCAAGTCTCAGGGCCTCGATGGCTACGACTCGGTCTCAGTGGAGAAATACGTCGAGGAGAGGACCGAGGAGGCCAGAAGGATCGCCGACAGAGATCCCTCCCGTGAAAAAGCCGCCGGGTTCGACGTCAGGACGAGCCAGGACGGGTTGATAGCCGAGCTGTGGATAGAGCCTCCTTTTGCCGACCTACCCTGGCCCTCCGTTGAGACAGTTCTTCAATTTCTCGGGGAAAAGGGCGTCGTGGAGGGGATCGACCCCGGTGTCATAAAATCCATGATATCCGAGAAGAACGCCCGCATCTGGGTGCCTGTCGCATACGGCACGCCCTCCGTGGACGGAGTGGACGCCGAGATCGAGTACGTGGTCGAATCCGCCGTCGCGAGGCCCAAGGAGGAGGACGAGTCCGGGAGGGTGGATCTGAAGGACCTCGGAATAGTCACGATCATACTGAAGGACCAGCTCCTGGCCGTAAAAAAACCGCCCACGGAGGGAGTCCAGGGTGTCACCGTGAAGGGCGATCCCATCAAGAGCAAACCGGGCAAGGACCGTCCCCTTCCGGCGGGTGCGGGGACCTACGCGAGCGAGGATGGCCTGTCGCTTCACGCCCTGATCGACGGAAACCTTGTAGTGAAGGGCAACAAGATCAACGTTATCCCGGTTTTCCAAGTGGATGGCGATGTGGATTACAGCATCGGAAACATCAACTTCATAGGAACGGTCGTGGTGAACGGAGCCGTCCGCGAGGGCTTCGAGATCGTCACCACGGGAAACATAGAGATTCGGGGAGTAGTGGAGGGAGCGCACCTTTCAAGCAAGGGCAATATCGTGATCAGCGGCGGCGTGAGGGGGATGAACAAGGCGAACCTAGAGGCCGAGGGCGAGATATCGGTCGGTTTCATAGACCAGGCTAGGTTGCGCAGCGGTCGGAATATCACCGTGACCAACGCGGTGCTTCACAGCGACCTTGCTGCCCGAGAGAAGATCACCGTCATGGGAGGGGCCAAGGCCCAGATCGCGGGCGGGAAGATCCAGGCGGGGCTCGAGGTGGCATGCCTCACGCTCGGAAGCGAAATGGGGACCAAAACCGAGGTCGCCGTCGGCGTCCTCCCCGAGATCTCCGAGCGCAGGAAGCAGCTCGTGGCCATCATCGCGGAGACAGAGGACAAGGAGGGCAAGGTCGAGGCAAACCTTGGCTTTCTGAAAAAAGCCGAGGAGACGGAGCAGCTGGACGACAACAAGAGAGCACTGATGATAAGCCTGACAAAGGCCAAGTTCCAGATGCAAAACAAGCTTCACTCGTTGCGCGAGGAGTTGCGGGACATAGACGAGCAGATGGAGAGCAGCAAGAACAGGGGCTCCGTCCGTGTCAAGGGTGTCTGCCATCCGGGCGTCACCGTGTCCATCCGCGGAATGGCTTACATCGTCAGGGAGAAACAGATGTTCTGCTCCTTCGTCTTCGAGGACGGGGAGATAAGGATCAGGCCGTACGATCACTGA
- a CDS encoding FliA/WhiG family RNA polymerase sigma factor: MKTSDAALWEEYIATPDEKNRERVVKRYLPLVKYVAARMAVSPPSGLDYEDLLSFGVFGLLDAINRFDISKGFSFQTFAVPRIRGAILDELRKYDWISRTGREKLQRLGRAMESVLQEKGVLSDEAVMEAMGASEKEYRETLELSSRSYIVSLDEVLSLEEGEVTRDAIIPDEKASAIDLLEEGDEAAKVTAALKSLPEREVQVVSLYYYEGLTLKEIGRILGVTESRVSQIHGKALASLRAFLVLRE, translated from the coding sequence CTGAAGACATCGGACGCCGCTCTGTGGGAGGAATACATCGCCACGCCGGACGAGAAGAACAGGGAGAGGGTGGTAAAAAGATACCTTCCCCTGGTGAAGTACGTCGCGGCGCGGATGGCTGTGTCGCCGCCCTCCGGGCTGGACTACGAGGATCTGCTAAGCTTCGGAGTGTTCGGCCTGCTGGATGCGATCAACCGCTTCGACATCTCCAAGGGCTTCTCGTTCCAAACCTTCGCCGTGCCGCGAATTCGCGGGGCGATACTTGACGAGCTGCGCAAGTACGACTGGATCTCCAGGACGGGCAGGGAAAAGTTGCAGAGGCTCGGCAGGGCCATGGAGTCCGTCCTCCAGGAGAAGGGAGTCCTCTCCGACGAGGCGGTGATGGAGGCCATGGGCGCGAGCGAGAAGGAGTACCGCGAAACCCTCGAGCTCTCCAGCCGCAGCTACATCGTCTCTCTTGACGAGGTGCTCTCCCTGGAGGAGGGCGAGGTGACCCGCGATGCCATAATACCCGATGAAAAGGCATCGGCCATCGACCTCCTCGAGGAGGGGGACGAGGCGGCGAAGGTGACCGCAGCGCTGAAGTCCCTGCCGGAGAGGGAGGTACAGGTTGTATCCCTGTACTACTACGAAGGCTTGACACTGAAGGAGATCGGCCGGATATTGGGGGTTACGGAGTCAAGAGTGTCTCAGATACACGGCAAGGCGTTGGCCTCGCTAAGGGCCTTCCTGGTCTTGCGTGAATGA
- a CDS encoding chemotaxis protein CheD — MDRAHHVGMADIIVVSAPEVLVTLGLGSCIGLVLYDQSAKVAGMAHIMLPDSRGAGAKALEKPGKFADTAIPKLIDMVCAKGALRTRLKAKYAGGSQMFALPGAQTDFLAVGSRNAKETELLLKRTGISIVKFDVGGNKGRTIEFSTTTWMLTVKVLGKGKIEI; from the coding sequence ATGGATAGGGCCCATCATGTGGGTATGGCCGATATAATTGTCGTCTCCGCCCCGGAAGTGCTTGTAACCCTGGGGCTGGGCTCGTGCATCGGCCTTGTTCTATATGACCAGTCCGCCAAAGTGGCGGGGATGGCGCACATAATGCTGCCGGACAGCAGGGGAGCGGGAGCCAAGGCGCTTGAGAAGCCGGGAAAGTTCGCGGATACCGCCATTCCGAAGCTGATAGACATGGTATGCGCCAAGGGGGCGCTGCGGACGAGGCTTAAGGCGAAGTACGCCGGAGGGTCCCAGATGTTCGCCCTGCCCGGCGCACAAACCGACTTCCTCGCAGTGGGAAGCAGGAATGCCAAGGAGACCGAACTGCTGCTCAAAAGGACCGGCATATCGATAGTCAAATTCGATGTCGGAGGCAACAAGGGACGAACGATCGAGTTCTCCACGACGACATGGATGCTTACGGTCAAGGTGCTTGGGAAGGGGAAGATAGAAATTTGA
- a CDS encoding chemotaxis protein CheC, producing MEVENFSSIQLDAMKEVGNIGAGNAATALSAMLSRTVDMDVPKAELVSIYELAEYYGDPLKEIAAVFVRSDGDFPCSLIFFQDEEDAQTMVDLLIMHQMGGMLPEDLPDEMRDSVLTEVGNIILSSFLNAVNVLIGGTHSISVPGVAHDMMGAVLEVVASIFGQAGEYAFLVDTTLKVSDLDRDVSGKVVLLPDPGSLEILFGKLQVL from the coding sequence ATGGAGGTTGAAAATTTTAGCAGCATTCAGCTGGACGCCATGAAAGAGGTCGGCAATATCGGCGCCGGCAACGCCGCGACGGCGCTGTCGGCCATGCTGTCCCGCACGGTGGATATGGATGTCCCGAAGGCCGAGCTGGTCTCCATCTACGAGCTCGCCGAGTACTACGGCGACCCGTTGAAGGAGATCGCGGCGGTCTTCGTCCGTTCGGACGGAGACTTCCCGTGCAGCCTCATCTTCTTCCAGGACGAGGAGGACGCCCAGACGATGGTCGACCTTTTGATCATGCATCAGATGGGAGGCATGCTCCCGGAGGATCTGCCCGACGAGATGAGGGACAGCGTGCTCACCGAAGTGGGCAATATCATCCTGAGCTCCTTCCTGAACGCGGTCAACGTCCTCATAGGCGGAACGCATAGCATCTCCGTGCCCGGGGTCGCCCACGATATGATGGGCGCGGTGCTTGAGGTAGTGGCGTCGATCTTCGGTCAGGCGGGGGAATACGCCTTTCTCGTCGATACCACGCTCAAGGTGAGCGACCTCGACAGAGATGTCTCGGGCAAGGTTGTGCTGCTCCCCGACCCGGGATCGTTGGAAATACTCTTTGGAAAGCTGCAGGTGCTTTGA
- a CDS encoding chemotaxis protein CheA has protein sequence VRELSSPAGETELDETPEEEASVVEAGPAAQKRAVRQAPPVKAKPTPAQKKQGQTVRVDIGHLDKLMNLVGELVIGRARIERLVQEAQLRQFDEPLSQLGRISGDIQELVTKLRMVPVSFIFERFPRLVRDLSKSLDKEIQLIMEGQETELDRTVIDEIGEPMVHIIRNSIDHGIERKADRKSVGKPAKGTIKISAYQEGSGVIIEVMDDGKGIDAAKVRTKALANGVVTEEEAAAMSDDEMVNLILLPGFSMADEVTDLSGRGVGMDAVRTKVEALGGQFDISTELGAGTNVYLRLPLTLAIVLALLIKVGEETYALPLENVEETILVKKENVKTVHGTPATLLRGEVLSLYDLSMILQTPNCSREQREEFPVVVVRMGRNRVGFIVSELIGQQDIVIKSLGRFMSKIKGIAGATILGDGNVALILDVAGLHGR, from the coding sequence GTAAGGGAACTCTCCTCGCCTGCGGGAGAGACCGAGCTTGACGAGACGCCGGAGGAAGAGGCCTCGGTCGTGGAGGCCGGGCCGGCAGCGCAGAAAAGGGCCGTGCGACAGGCACCGCCCGTGAAGGCCAAGCCGACCCCCGCGCAGAAGAAGCAGGGGCAGACGGTACGGGTCGACATCGGTCACCTGGACAAGCTCATGAACCTGGTGGGCGAGCTGGTCATCGGGCGCGCCCGGATAGAGAGGCTGGTCCAGGAGGCGCAACTTCGCCAGTTCGACGAGCCCTTGTCACAGCTCGGTCGTATATCGGGCGACATCCAGGAGCTTGTGACCAAGCTGCGCATGGTCCCTGTGTCCTTCATATTCGAGCGCTTCCCGCGCCTGGTCCGGGACCTTTCCAAGTCTCTTGACAAGGAGATCCAGCTGATAATGGAGGGTCAGGAGACGGAGCTCGACCGCACGGTCATCGACGAGATCGGCGAGCCGATGGTCCACATCATCAGGAACTCGATCGACCACGGAATAGAGAGGAAGGCGGACAGGAAATCCGTGGGCAAGCCCGCCAAGGGCACAATAAAGATCTCCGCCTACCAGGAGGGCAGCGGGGTCATAATAGAGGTGATGGACGACGGCAAGGGGATAGACGCCGCCAAGGTGAGGACGAAGGCGCTGGCGAACGGCGTCGTCACCGAGGAGGAGGCCGCCGCCATGAGCGACGACGAGATGGTCAACCTGATCCTTCTGCCGGGCTTCAGCATGGCGGACGAGGTCACCGATCTGTCCGGCAGGGGAGTCGGCATGGACGCCGTGAGGACAAAGGTCGAGGCGCTCGGCGGCCAGTTTGACATCTCGACGGAGCTGGGTGCCGGGACCAACGTCTATCTGAGGCTTCCCCTGACCCTTGCGATAGTCCTCGCGCTTCTGATCAAGGTCGGAGAGGAGACATACGCCCTTCCCTTGGAGAACGTCGAAGAGACCATCCTCGTGAAAAAGGAGAACGTCAAGACCGTTCACGGAACCCCGGCGACGCTGCTTCGGGGAGAGGTGCTCTCGCTGTACGATCTTTCGATGATTCTGCAGACTCCGAACTGCTCGCGGGAGCAGAGGGAAGAGTTCCCGGTGGTGGTCGTCAGGATGGGACGCAACAGGGTGGGCTTCATCGTCAGCGAGCTGATCGGCCAGCAGGATATCGTCATCAAGTCACTGGGACGCTTTATGTCGAAGATTAAGGGCATAGCGGGCGCCACGATACTTGGAGATGGAAACGTGGCTCTGATCCTGGACGTCGCGGGCCTGCACGGCAGATAA